A single region of the Pseudomonas sp. GGS8 genome encodes:
- the acnA gene encoding aconitate hydratase AcnA, whose product MPSLDSLKTLKTLQVDDKTYHYFSLPEAAKSLGDLDKLPMSLKVLLENLLRWEDEKTVTGADLKAIAAWLKERRSDREIQYRPARVLMQDFTGVPAVVDLAAMRAAMAKAGGDPQRINPLSPVDLVIDHSVMVDKFASSSSFEQNVDIEMQRNHERYAFLRWGQSAFANFSVVPPGTGICHQVNLEYLGRTVWTKDEDGRTYAFPDTLVGTDSHTTMINGLGVLGWGVGGIEAEAAMLGQPVSMLIPEVIGFKLTGKLKEGITATDLVLTVTQMLRKKGVVGKFVEFYGDGLADLPLADRATIANMAPEYGATCGFFPVDEVTLEYLRLSGRTAQTVKLVEAYSKIQGLWRLPGKEPVFTDSLALDMGSVEASLAGPKRPQDRVSLPNVAQAFTDFLGLQIKPTSKEEGRLESEGGGGVAVGNADLIGEADYAHEGHTHRLKNGAVVIAAITSCTNTSNPSVMMAAGLLAKKAVEKGLKRKPWVKSSLAPGSKVVTDYYKAAGLTHYLDELGFALVGYGCTTCIGNSGPLPEPIEKAIQKADLTVASVLSGNRNFEGRVHPLVKTNWLASPPLVVAYALAGTVRIDISTEPLGNDKDGHPVYLRDIWPSTKEIAEAVTQVNTAMFHKEYAEVFAGDEQWQAIEVPQAATYVWNNDSTYIQHPPFFDDIGGPAPVVKDVKGAKVLALLGDSVTTDHISPAGNIKTDSPAGRYLREQGVEPRDFNSYGSRRGNHEVMMRGTFANIRIRNEMLGGEEGGNTIYIPTGEKLPIYDAAMRYQASGTPLVVIAGQEYGTGSSRDWAAKGTNLLGVKAVIAESFERIHRSNLVGMGVLPLQFKLDQNRKSLNLTGKETLDILGLTGVELTPRMNLTLVITREDGSQEKVEVLCRIDTLNEVEYFKAGGILHYVLRQLIAS is encoded by the coding sequence ATGCCGTCCCTCGATAGCCTGAAAACCCTTAAAACCTTACAAGTCGACGACAAGACCTACCACTATTTCAGCCTGCCCGAAGCCGCCAAGAGCTTGGGTGATCTGGACAAACTGCCGATGTCGTTGAAAGTGCTGCTGGAAAACCTGCTGCGCTGGGAAGACGAAAAAACCGTTACCGGCGCCGACCTCAAGGCGATTGCCGCCTGGCTCAAGGAGCGTCGCTCCGATCGCGAAATCCAGTACCGCCCCGCGCGGGTATTGATGCAGGACTTTACCGGCGTCCCCGCTGTGGTCGACCTGGCCGCCATGCGCGCCGCCATGGCCAAGGCCGGTGGCGACCCGCAGCGCATCAATCCGCTGTCGCCAGTGGACCTGGTGATCGACCACTCGGTGATGGTCGACAAGTTCGCCAGCTCAAGCTCCTTCGAACAGAATGTCGACATCGAAATGCAGCGCAACCACGAGCGTTACGCCTTCCTGCGCTGGGGCCAGAGCGCCTTCGCCAACTTCAGTGTGGTGCCACCGGGCACCGGTATCTGTCACCAGGTCAACCTTGAATATCTGGGACGCACGGTCTGGACCAAGGATGAGGACGGGCGCACCTATGCCTTCCCGGACACCCTGGTCGGCACCGATTCCCATACCACCATGATCAACGGCCTCGGTGTACTCGGCTGGGGCGTCGGCGGGATCGAAGCGGAAGCCGCGATGCTCGGCCAACCGGTGTCGATGCTGATTCCGGAGGTGATCGGCTTCAAACTCACCGGCAAACTCAAGGAAGGCATTACCGCCACCGATCTGGTGCTGACGGTGACCCAGATGCTGCGCAAGAAAGGCGTGGTCGGGAAGTTCGTCGAGTTCTACGGCGACGGCCTCGCTGATCTGCCGCTGGCCGACCGCGCGACCATCGCCAACATGGCTCCGGAATACGGCGCCACCTGCGGTTTCTTCCCGGTGGACGAGGTGACACTGGAATACTTGCGCCTATCCGGTCGCACCGCACAAACCGTAAAATTGGTGGAGGCCTACAGCAAGATTCAAGGCCTGTGGCGCCTGCCGGGCAAGGAACCGGTGTTCACCGACAGCCTGGCCCTGGACATGGGCAGCGTCGAAGCCAGTCTCGCCGGGCCGAAGCGCCCACAAGACCGCGTCTCGTTGCCGAATGTCGCGCAAGCGTTCACTGATTTTCTCGGCCTGCAAATCAAACCCACCAGCAAGGAAGAAGGTCGCCTCGAAAGTGAGGGCGGCGGTGGCGTCGCGGTGGGTAACGCCGATCTGATCGGTGAAGCGGACTACGCCCACGAAGGCCATACGCATCGGCTGAAAAACGGTGCAGTGGTGATTGCCGCGATCACGTCCTGCACCAACACCTCCAACCCCAGCGTGATGATGGCTGCGGGGCTACTGGCAAAAAAAGCCGTGGAGAAAGGCCTCAAGCGCAAACCCTGGGTCAAGAGTTCGCTGGCTCCCGGCTCGAAAGTGGTCACCGACTACTACAAGGCAGCCGGCCTGACACACTACCTGGATGAACTCGGTTTCGCTCTGGTCGGTTATGGTTGCACCACCTGCATCGGCAACTCCGGACCGTTGCCGGAACCGATCGAAAAAGCCATCCAGAAAGCCGACCTGACCGTCGCCTCGGTGCTGTCGGGCAACCGCAACTTCGAAGGTCGTGTGCATCCGCTGGTGAAAACCAACTGGCTGGCCTCCCCGCCCCTGGTCGTCGCCTACGCACTGGCCGGCACGGTGCGCATCGACATCAGCACTGAGCCCTTGGGTAACGACAAGGACGGCCACCCGGTTTACCTGCGAGACATCTGGCCGAGCACCAAGGAAATCGCCGAGGCGGTGACACAGGTGAACACCGCGATGTTCCACAAGGAGTACGCCGAAGTCTTCGCCGGTGACGAACAGTGGCAAGCCATCGAAGTGCCGCAGGCGGCGACTTATGTCTGGAACAACGATTCAACGTATATCCAGCACCCGCCCTTCTTCGATGACATTGGCGGCCCTGCGCCGGTGGTCAAGGATGTCAAAGGAGCGAAAGTCCTCGCGCTGCTCGGCGATTCGGTGACCACCGACCACATCTCCCCGGCCGGCAACATCAAGACGGACAGCCCTGCCGGTCGTTACCTGCGCGAGCAAGGGGTGGAACCGCGGGACTTCAACTCCTACGGCTCGCGTCGCGGCAACCACGAAGTGATGATGCGCGGCACTTTCGCCAACATCCGCATTCGCAATGAAATGCTCGGTGGTGAAGAAGGCGGCAACACGATTTACATTCCGACTGGGGAAAAGCTGCCGATCTACGACGCGGCCATGCGTTACCAGGCATCGGGCACGCCGCTGGTGGTGATCGCCGGGCAAGAATACGGCACCGGCTCGAGCCGTGACTGGGCGGCCAAGGGCACCAACCTGCTGGGGGTCAAAGCGGTCATCGCGGAAAGCTTCGAGCGGATTCACCGTTCAAATCTGGTGGGCATGGGCGTATTGCCCTTGCAGTTCAAGCTGGATCAGAACCGCAAGAGCCTGAACCTCACCGGCAAGGAAACCCTGGACATCCTTGGCCTGACGGGCGTCGAGCTGACCCCGCGAATGAACCTGACACTGGTCATCACCCGTGAAGACGGCAGCCAGGAAAAGGTCGAGGTGCTGTGCCGGATCGATACCCTGAACGAGGTGGAGTACTTCAAGGCCGGAGGAATTTTGCATTATGTGTTGCGGCAATTGATTGCTTCGTAA
- the rlmM gene encoding 23S rRNA (cytidine(2498)-2'-O)-methyltransferase RlmM, translating into MNTLFMHCRPGFEGEVCSEISEHAARLNVAGYAKAKTASAYAEFICTEEDGAERLMRGQRFADLIFPRQWARGIFIDLPETDRISVILAHMADFPLCGSLWLEMVDTNDGKELSNFCKKFEVHLRKALMTAGKLVEDPNKPRLLLTFKSGREVFMGLAESNNSAMWPMGIPRLKFPREAPSRSTLKLEEAWHHFIPREQWDERLHSDMTGVDLGAAPGGWTWQLVNRGMLVTAIDNGPMAESLMDTGLVQHLMADGFTFKPKQPVDWMVCDIVEKPARNAAMLEEWIGEGHCREAVVNLKLPMKQRYAEVKRLLERIAEGFKARGIRVEIGCKQLYHDREEVTCHLRRLDVKKPKTR; encoded by the coding sequence ATGAACACCCTCTTTATGCATTGCCGGCCGGGCTTCGAAGGCGAAGTCTGTTCCGAGATTTCCGAACATGCCGCGCGGCTGAACGTGGCCGGTTATGCCAAGGCCAAGACCGCCAGCGCCTATGCCGAATTCATCTGCACCGAAGAAGACGGCGCCGAGCGCCTGATGCGTGGCCAGCGTTTCGCCGACTTGATCTTCCCGCGTCAGTGGGCCCGGGGGATCTTTATTGATCTGCCGGAAACCGACCGCATCAGCGTAATCCTCGCGCACATGGCGGACTTCCCGCTGTGCGGCAGCTTGTGGCTGGAAATGGTCGACACCAACGATGGCAAAGAACTGTCGAACTTCTGCAAGAAATTCGAAGTGCACCTGCGCAAGGCGTTGATGACAGCCGGCAAACTGGTGGAAGACCCCAATAAGCCGCGGCTGCTGCTGACCTTCAAGAGCGGCCGCGAAGTGTTCATGGGCCTGGCGGAGTCGAACAACTCGGCGATGTGGCCGATGGGTATTCCGCGCCTGAAGTTCCCCCGTGAAGCGCCGAGCCGTTCGACGTTGAAGCTGGAAGAGGCCTGGCACCATTTCATCCCCCGCGAGCAGTGGGACGAGCGCCTGCACAGCGACATGACCGGTGTCGACCTCGGTGCCGCACCTGGCGGCTGGACCTGGCAACTGGTCAACCGCGGCATGTTGGTGACCGCCATCGACAACGGCCCGATGGCCGAAAGCTTGATGGACACCGGTCTGGTGCAGCACTTGATGGCCGACGGTTTCACCTTCAAGCCCAAGCAGCCAGTGGACTGGATGGTCTGCGACATCGTCGAGAAGCCGGCGCGCAACGCGGCGATGCTGGAAGAATGGATTGGCGAGGGGCATTGCCGGGAAGCGGTGGTCAACCTCAAGCTGCCGATGAAACAGCGCTATGCCGAAGTGAAGCGTTTGCTGGAACGTATTGCCGAGGGGTTCAAGGCGCGGGGTATTCGGGTTGAAATCGGCTGCAAGCAGCTGTATCACGATCGTGAAGAAGTGACCTGCCATTTGCGCCGGCTTGACGTAAAAAAACCGAAAACCCGCTGA
- the tusA gene encoding sulfurtransferase TusA, translated as MSEMIDTPVDGTLDATGLNCPEPVMMLHQHIRDLVPGGLLKVIATDPSTRRDIPKFCVFLDHELVAQHEEAGTYLYWIRKKLA; from the coding sequence ATGAGTGAAATGATCGATACGCCGGTCGACGGCACCCTCGATGCCACCGGCCTCAATTGCCCGGAACCGGTGATGATGCTGCACCAGCACATCCGTGACCTGGTGCCTGGCGGCCTGCTGAAGGTGATCGCCACCGACCCGTCGACCCGTCGCGACATTCCCAAATTCTGCGTGTTTCTCGACCACGAACTGGTCGCGCAGCACGAAGAGGCAGGCACCTACCTGTACTGGATCCGCAAGAAACTCGCTTAA
- a CDS encoding MATE family efflux transporter, with product MNSVTDHTAAISLNRPARVRLELKNLLGLALPIMIAQLATTAMGFVDAVMAGRVGPRDLAAVALGNSIWVPVFLLMTGTLLATTPKVAQRFGAGTHSEIGPIVRQALWLALVVGLMATGLLFSAEPILHIMKVDPELIGPCMQYLHGIASGLPAVAFYHVLRCFSDGLGRTRPAMVLGLCGLALNIPLNYIFIYGHLGVPAMGGVGCGWATAIVMWMMALGMAGWERWAPAYQSSQLFSRFDWPQWAVIKSLLGIGLPIGIAVFAESSIFAVIALLIGSLGATVVAGHQIALNFSSLVFMIPYSLGMAVTVRVGQALGREEPREARFAAGVGMGTALAYACLSASLMLLLREPIAAIYTADPTVIHVAAMLIVYSALFQFSDAIQVTAAGALRGYQDTRVTMILTLFAYWGIGLPVGYALGLTDWFGAPSGPSGLWQGLIVGLSCAALMLSIRLARSARKRIRINRSAG from the coding sequence TTGAATTCCGTGACTGACCACACTGCCGCTATTTCCCTCAACCGCCCGGCACGGGTTCGCCTGGAGCTGAAAAACCTGCTCGGCCTGGCATTGCCGATCATGATTGCGCAACTGGCGACCACCGCCATGGGCTTCGTCGATGCGGTGATGGCGGGCCGGGTCGGGCCTCGCGACCTGGCGGCCGTCGCGCTCGGCAACTCGATCTGGGTGCCGGTGTTTCTGTTGATGACCGGTACGTTGCTGGCCACTACCCCGAAAGTCGCCCAGCGCTTCGGTGCCGGCACCCACAGCGAGATCGGCCCGATCGTGCGCCAGGCCTTGTGGCTGGCGCTGGTGGTGGGCTTGATGGCGACCGGCCTGCTGTTCAGCGCCGAACCGATCCTGCACATCATGAAGGTCGATCCCGAGCTGATCGGCCCGTGCATGCAGTACCTGCACGGCATCGCCAGTGGGCTGCCGGCCGTCGCGTTCTATCACGTGCTGCGCTGTTTCAGTGATGGCCTGGGTCGCACGCGCCCGGCCATGGTCCTGGGTTTGTGCGGGTTGGCGCTGAACATTCCGCTCAATTACATCTTCATCTACGGCCACTTGGGTGTGCCGGCGATGGGCGGTGTCGGCTGCGGCTGGGCCACGGCAATCGTGATGTGGATGATGGCGCTGGGCATGGCCGGCTGGGAGCGCTGGGCGCCGGCCTATCAGTCGAGTCAATTGTTCAGCCGTTTCGACTGGCCGCAGTGGGCGGTGATCAAAAGCTTGCTGGGCATCGGCCTGCCAATCGGCATCGCGGTGTTCGCCGAGTCGAGCATCTTTGCGGTGATCGCCCTGCTGATCGGCAGCCTCGGCGCCACTGTGGTCGCCGGGCACCAGATTGCGCTGAATTTCAGCTCACTGGTGTTCATGATCCCCTACTCCCTCGGCATGGCCGTGACCGTGCGGGTTGGCCAGGCACTTGGCCGTGAAGAACCGCGCGAAGCACGCTTCGCCGCCGGGGTTGGTATGGGCACGGCGCTGGCCTACGCTTGTCTGTCGGCGAGCCTGATGCTGTTGCTGCGTGAACCCATCGCCGCGATCTACACCGCCGACCCGACGGTGATTCATGTGGCCGCGATGCTGATTGTGTATTCGGCGCTGTTCCAGTTTTCCGATGCGATCCAGGTGACAGCGGCCGGTGCCCTGCGCGGCTATCAAGACACGCGAGTGACAATGATCCTGACGCTATTCGCTTATTGGGGCATCGGTTTGCCGGTGGGTTACGCCTTGGGCCTGACCGATTGGTTCGGCGCGCCGAGCGGCCCGAGCGGGCTGTGGCAGGGTTTGATCGTCGGCTTGAGTTGCGCGGCGCTGATGCTGTCGATCCGCCTGGCGCGCAGTGCGCGCAAGCGGATCCGCATCAACCGTTCGGCGGGTTAA
- the pdxB gene encoding 4-phosphoerythronate dehydrogenase PdxB → MLIVADENIPLLDAFFESFGEIRRVPGRSIDRATVEQADVLLVRSVTNVDRTLLEGSKVRFVGTCTIGTDHLDLDYFQQAGITWSSAPGCNARGVVDYVLGSLLTLAEIEGVDLTQRTYGVVGAGEVGGRLVKVLQGLGWNVLVCDPPRQAAEGGDYVSLEQIIEQCDVISLHTPLDKQGPQATWHLFDKGRLTQLKPGTWLINASRGPVIDNTALRQVLLQREDLQAVLDVWEAEPEVDVALAELCVIATPHIAGYSLDGKQRGTAQIYQAFCKFLGQPEQVSLNDLLPAPWLSAVTLNADTDPAWALAMLCRGVYDPRRDDADFRRSLVGNVSEQRAAFDALRKHYPLRREIDGLKVRIDGESPVLQKIVAALGALAV, encoded by the coding sequence ATGTTGATTGTTGCCGACGAAAATATCCCGTTGCTCGATGCTTTCTTTGAAAGCTTCGGTGAAATCCGCCGAGTGCCGGGACGTTCCATCGACCGCGCCACTGTCGAGCAGGCCGATGTGCTGCTGGTGCGCTCGGTGACCAACGTCGACCGCACATTGCTCGAAGGCAGCAAGGTGCGCTTTGTCGGCACGTGCACCATCGGCACCGATCATTTGGATCTGGACTATTTTCAGCAGGCCGGCATCACTTGGTCCAGCGCGCCGGGCTGCAATGCCCGGGGTGTGGTCGATTATGTGCTGGGCAGCTTGCTGACCCTGGCCGAAATCGAAGGTGTCGACCTGACTCAGCGCACTTACGGCGTGGTCGGCGCCGGTGAAGTGGGCGGGCGCCTGGTCAAGGTTCTGCAAGGCCTGGGCTGGAACGTGCTGGTTTGCGATCCGCCACGACAAGCCGCTGAAGGGGGGGATTACGTCAGCCTCGAGCAGATCATCGAGCAATGCGACGTCATCAGCTTGCACACGCCGCTGGACAAGCAAGGCCCTCAGGCAACCTGGCATCTATTCGACAAGGGCCGTTTGACCCAGCTCAAGCCCGGCACCTGGCTGATCAACGCCAGTCGTGGCCCGGTAATCGACAACACGGCCCTGCGTCAGGTGCTGTTGCAACGCGAAGATCTGCAAGCGGTGCTGGATGTCTGGGAGGCTGAGCCTGAAGTCGATGTGGCGTTGGCGGAGTTGTGCGTCATCGCGACGCCGCACATTGCTGGCTACAGCCTCGACGGCAAGCAGCGCGGGACGGCACAGATCTATCAGGCGTTTTGCAAGTTCCTTGGGCAACCGGAACAGGTCAGCCTGAACGATTTGCTGCCAGCGCCATGGCTGTCAGCTGTGACGTTGAACGCCGACACCGATCCGGCCTGGGCGCTGGCGATGTTATGCCGTGGCGTGTACGACCCGCGCCGCGACGACGCGGATTTCCGCCGCAGCCTTGTAGGCAATGTGAGCGAACAGCGTGCGGCGTTCGATGCGCTGCGCAAACATTACCCGCTGCGGCGTGAGATCGATGGGTTGAAAGTGCGGATCGACGGGGAATCGCCGGTGTTGCAGAAGATCGTCGCGGCTTTGGGGGCTTTGGCGGTCTGA
- a CDS encoding PA1571 family protein: MSLQNSSDDKIQVIRTQPDQSLGCSIIDKDGREVPITESMIQDACRELEERLVKPAEQK; encoded by the coding sequence ATGTCCTTGCAAAACAGCAGCGACGACAAGATTCAAGTGATCCGCACACAGCCAGACCAGTCTCTGGGTTGCTCGATTATTGATAAGGATGGGCGCGAAGTACCGATCACTGAAAGCATGATCCAGGACGCTTGCCGCGAACTGGAAGAGCGATTGGTCAAGCCTGCCGAACAAAAGTGA
- a CDS encoding ABC transporter transmembrane domain-containing protein has translation MIFMFSARHRRAIRLASRFITPYRWPAFGALLALIVTAGITLSMGQGIRLLVDQGFMTQSPHLLNQSIGLFMLLVIGLAIGTFVRFYLVSWIGERVVADIRRRVFNHLVYLHPGFYEDNRSSEIQSRLTADTTLLQSVIGSSLSLFLRNGLMVIGGIVLLFITNPKLTSIVVIALPLVVAPILIFGRRVRTLSRQSQDRIADIGSYVSETLSQIKTVQAYNHQVQDEQRFAATVEEAFDTARKRIFQRAWLITLVILLVLGAVGVMLWVGGMDVIAGRISAGELAAFVFYSLIVGGAFGTLSEVIGELQRAAGAAERIAELLRSENIIQPPTHGLVTLPERVKGDLVLQDVRFSYPSRPESFAVDGLSLTINAGETLALVGPSGAGKSTVYDLLLRFYDPAEGRILLDGVPLTQLDPLDLRRCFALVSQTPALFFGSIEENIRYGHPTATSDQVQEAAKIAYAHEFIEQMPNGYQTHLGDAGLGLSGGQRQRLAIARALLVDAPILLLDEATSALDAQSEHLIQQALPSLMKNRTTLVIAHRLATVKNADRIAVIDQGKLVAVGTHQELIASNALYARLAALQFSDGRHAPTDQVTD, from the coding sequence ATGATCTTCATGTTCTCTGCCCGTCACCGCCGCGCCATTCGCTTGGCCAGCCGTTTCATCACGCCTTATCGCTGGCCGGCCTTCGGCGCCTTGTTGGCATTGATTGTCACTGCCGGCATCACCTTGTCCATGGGGCAGGGGATTCGCCTGCTGGTGGATCAGGGTTTCATGACCCAGTCGCCGCATTTACTCAATCAATCTATCGGCCTGTTCATGTTGCTGGTGATCGGTCTGGCAATCGGCACCTTTGTGCGGTTTTACCTGGTGTCGTGGATCGGTGAGCGCGTTGTCGCGGACATCCGCCGTCGGGTGTTCAACCACCTGGTCTACCTGCATCCAGGCTTTTATGAAGACAATCGCAGCTCCGAGATCCAGTCCCGGCTGACCGCCGATACCACGCTGCTGCAATCGGTGATCGGTTCTTCGTTGTCGCTGTTCCTGCGTAACGGGCTGATGGTGATCGGTGGGATTGTCTTGTTGTTCATTACCAATCCCAAGCTGACCAGCATCGTGGTGATTGCATTGCCGCTGGTGGTCGCCCCGATCCTGATTTTTGGCCGCCGGGTGCGCACCCTGTCGCGGCAGAGCCAGGATCGGATTGCCGATATCGGCAGTTATGTTTCCGAAACCCTGAGTCAAATCAAAACCGTGCAGGCCTACAACCATCAGGTTCAGGACGAGCAGCGTTTTGCCGCGACCGTGGAAGAGGCTTTCGACACTGCCCGCAAGCGCATCTTTCAGCGGGCCTGGTTGATTACCCTGGTGATCCTGCTGGTGTTGGGGGCGGTCGGGGTGATGCTTTGGGTCGGCGGCATGGATGTCATCGCCGGTCGGATTTCCGCCGGTGAACTGGCGGCATTCGTCTTTTACAGCCTGATCGTCGGCGGCGCCTTCGGCACATTGAGTGAAGTGATCGGCGAACTGCAGCGAGCGGCAGGGGCGGCGGAACGGATTGCCGAATTGCTGCGTTCGGAAAACATCATCCAGCCACCGACCCATGGGCTGGTGACCTTGCCTGAACGGGTGAAGGGCGATCTGGTGCTGCAAGATGTGCGCTTTTCCTACCCGTCACGTCCTGAAAGCTTTGCTGTCGATGGTTTGAGTCTGACGATCAACGCCGGCGAAACCCTCGCCTTGGTCGGGCCGTCAGGTGCCGGCAAATCGACGGTGTATGACTTGCTGTTACGTTTTTACGACCCCGCTGAGGGACGCATCCTGCTGGACGGTGTGCCGCTGACCCAACTCGACCCTCTGGACCTGCGCCGCTGCTTCGCCCTCGTCTCGCAAACCCCGGCGCTGTTCTTTGGCAGCATCGAAGAGAACATTCGCTACGGCCACCCGACGGCGACTTCGGACCAGGTCCAGGAGGCCGCGAAAATTGCCTATGCCCACGAATTCATCGAGCAAATGCCCAACGGCTATCAGACCCACCTCGGCGACGCGGGGCTCGGTTTGTCCGGCGGGCAACGCCAACGCCTGGCCATCGCCCGGGCGCTGCTGGTGGACGCACCGATCCTGCTGCTCGACGAAGCCACCAGCGCCCTTGATGCCCAGAGTGAGCACCTGATCCAGCAAGCCCTGCCCAGTCTGATGAAAAACCGCACCACGCTAGTCATCGCCCATCGACTGGCCACGGTAAAAAACGCCGACAGGATCGCGGTAATTGATCAAGGAAAACTGGTGGCGGTAGGGACGCATCAAGAGCTGATTGCGAGCAATGCGCTGTATGCCCGGTTGGCGGCGTTGCAGTTTAGTGATGGGCGCCATGCCCCAACCGACCAAGTAACCGACTAA
- a CDS encoding transglycosylase SLT domain-containing protein: MRSRLFSLFSCLLLTAAAVQSAQAVDLPTQRQYYDEAKRALAKGDSAPYFRYSQALSDYPLTPYLAYDELTARLKTASNAEIENFLAEHGDLPQANWMKLRWLRWLAERGDWATFVKYYDPKLNFTELDCLNAQYLISHNRKAEGYASADKLWLSGKTQPEACDAVFGMWAADGQLTEQKRWERTKLAAHVRNYPLANSLINGLTTLAPRGRLLVDVAQKPELLNQPSRFIPADEPMSDIVSLGLRRLARQDPDKAMALLDGYASSMHFSRDEKVAIAREIGLTLARRFDSRALDVMTKYDPELRDNTVSEWRLRLLLRLARWDDAYQLTRRLPQDLATTNRWRYWQARTLELAQPQNPQAQTLYKGLARERDFYGFLAADRSQSPYSLINKPLVLSQALINKVRNTPGVRRALEFHARGQIVDGRREWYHVSRHFSRDEMVAQAKLAYDLKWYFPAIRTISQAQYWDDLDIRFPMAHRDTLVREAKVRGLHSSWVFAITRQESAFMDDARSGVGASGLMQLMPGTAKETARKFSIPLASPQQVLDPDKNIQLGAAYLSQVHSQFNGNRVLASAAYNAGPGRVRQWLRGADHLSFDVWVESIPFDETRQYVQNVLSYSVIYGQKLNSPQPLVDWHERYFDDQ; encoded by the coding sequence ATGCGCAGTCGCCTTTTCAGTCTTTTTTCGTGTTTGCTTCTTACAGCCGCTGCCGTTCAATCCGCCCAGGCGGTAGACCTGCCTACCCAACGCCAGTATTACGACGAAGCCAAGCGTGCCTTGGCCAAGGGCGATTCCGCCCCATATTTCCGTTATAGCCAGGCGCTCAGCGATTATCCGCTGACCCCTTACCTGGCCTATGACGAACTGACCGCGCGGCTGAAAACCGCGAGCAATGCCGAAATCGAGAACTTCCTCGCCGAACACGGTGACCTGCCGCAAGCCAACTGGATGAAATTGCGCTGGCTGCGCTGGCTGGCTGAACGCGGCGATTGGGCGACCTTCGTCAAATATTATGATCCCAAGCTCAATTTCACCGAACTGGACTGCCTGAACGCGCAGTATCTGATCAGCCATAACCGTAAAGCCGAAGGCTACGCCAGTGCCGACAAGCTCTGGCTGAGCGGCAAAACCCAGCCCGAGGCATGCGATGCGGTGTTCGGCATGTGGGCCGCCGATGGTCAACTGACTGAACAGAAACGCTGGGAACGCACCAAGCTCGCCGCTCACGTGCGCAACTACCCGTTGGCCAACAGCCTGATCAATGGCCTGACCACCCTCGCCCCGCGCGGCCGCCTGCTGGTGGATGTGGCGCAGAAACCCGAACTGCTGAATCAGCCGTCGCGCTTCATCCCCGCCGATGAACCGATGTCCGATATCGTCAGCCTTGGCCTGCGCCGCCTGGCCCGTCAGGACCCAGACAAGGCCATGGCGCTGCTCGACGGTTACGCCAGCAGCATGCACTTCTCCCGCGACGAAAAAGTCGCGATCGCCCGGGAAATCGGCCTGACCCTCGCTCGACGCTTCGACAGCCGCGCGCTGGACGTGATGACCAAATACGACCCGGAACTGCGGGACAACACGGTGTCGGAATGGCGCTTGCGCCTGCTGTTGCGCCTGGCCCGTTGGGACGATGCCTATCAGTTGACCCGCCGCTTGCCTCAGGACCTGGCCACCACCAACCGCTGGCGTTACTGGCAGGCTCGCACCCTGGAGTTGGCGCAGCCACAGAATCCGCAAGCGCAAACGCTTTACAAGGGCCTGGCTCGCGAGCGTGACTTCTACGGTTTCCTGGCGGCCGACCGTTCGCAGTCGCCCTATTCGCTGATCAACAAACCGCTGGTGCTCAGCCAGGCGCTGATCAACAAGGTGCGCAATACCCCAGGTGTGCGCCGCGCGCTGGAGTTCCATGCACGCGGGCAGATCGTCGACGGCCGACGCGAGTGGTATCACGTCAGCCGGCACTTCAGCCGTGATGAAATGGTTGCCCAGGCGAAACTGGCTTACGACCTGAAATGGTATTTCCCGGCGATCCGCACCATCAGTCAGGCGCAGTACTGGGACGACCTGGACATCCGCTTCCCGATGGCTCACCGCGATACCCTGGTGCGTGAAGCCAAGGTCCGTGGCCTGCACTCGAGCTGGGTGTTCGCAATAACCCGTCAGGAAAGCGCCTTCATGGACGACGCCCGCTCCGGCGTCGGCGCCAGCGGCCTGATGCAATTGATGCCCGGCACTGCCAAGGAAACCGCGCGCAAGTTCAGCATTCCCCTGGCCTCGCCGCAACAAGTGCTCGATCCTGACAAGAACATCCAGCTCGGTGCCGCTTATCTGAGTCAGGTCCACAGCCAGTTCAACGGCAACCGCGTCCTCGCCTCCGCCGCCTACAACGCCGGCCCCGGCCGCGTGCGTCAATGGCTGCGCGGCGCCGACCACCTGAGCTTCGATGTGTGGGTGGAAAGCATCCCGTTCGACGAAACCCGCCAGTACGTGCAGAACGTGCTGTCGTATTCGGTGATCTACGGCCAGAAGCTCAATTCACCGCAGCCGCTGGTGGATTGGCATGAACGTTACTTTGACGATCAATGA